The DNA region ccgattatagcacttaaacatggaaaaagtctgattttcatggaaTGTCCTTTTTAAAATTGGCAGAGGTATAATACACACTACagacattcatttatttgtttatttttaacatagGGTACCAAATGGCCCTGCTACAGAAAAGTATTTTGTCCATGATTATGGTAAGTAGCGTACAGCTGTTTAAAACTGTGATTTTGACATGTAAAGTCAaagctgaaataaataatataaaaaagtcTTAAACTTTCTCattaattattgtttattatcaACTTTTTGAAACTAAGCTAAATAAATTACACAGATTATTCATTTTGCAAGACATGTAACTCTCACATTTTCTGAAAATGAGTTACTGAAAATACGTTACAAACTGCATTGCAACAATTGCAACAAATTGTTTTGCCACTATTACATAACAATCTGTAAACTTTTAATTTGATAATCAATATATTTGTTCTACAGGCCTCATCTGAATGTCACCAATCTAAAGAGGACAAAAGCAAACAGTTATAATAAAAGTCATTATGTAAAAGTCATTATACATAGAAAAGGCATTTTTATGTAGCAACCCAGTGTGTCAGGCTCAGCTAACCAGTAATGAACCCAACTCACCTGAACATGTGGAGGAGCACTCAGTACATACACAACTGCAGAGGCTACGTCATCAGCTTCCAGGCACTGTGAATACAACATATTCcaaatatatggtaaataaaatatatcttATAGAGAAAAGATGCagattttttacctttaaattgTTATAGGTTGCAGCAGCCATCTCTGGTTTGTGTTTAAAAAGTCGAAAGGCAAATTCTGTCTCCACAAGACCAGGAGATATACACTGTTAAAAGAGCACAACATCATTACACTGTTTACATACTTCTCTGTCAAAAGTCTTTGTAAAAATCAGTTCTTCATTAGATTTGTCTTACCGTGGCACGTATGTGGGCCTTAGCCTCTCGTAACTCTTGTCTCAAACCTTCTGTGAGAGCAGTCACAGCATATTTGGTAGCAGCATAGAAGCGAAGGTCACTATTGTGCATAACTCTGTGTCCAGACATGCTAAAACACATATTGTAATATATGTAATTCttgaatgaaatgaatgaaaataTCGAATTAATAATTATTGCTGTACCTGTTGATGTTAATGATATGACCGTCATCaacatttctttttttcatGGACTGGTAAGCCTCACGAGTGCACACTGATTGTCCGATCACATTTACctgcaaaaatgaaaaatagtaCGACATTTTGAATTGAAGTGTAACAAAAGTTgctttaaagcagacatatgaTGCTTTTAAGTCTGtcctttttatatataaatcatctatttgagGTCTATATAAAGCGGAACTGCAATGTTTGGGTcagaattcctcattattatagccccacaggccccctttttaccccttttctgatgtgcatctgagagcaactcattttggtgctgtctttttaaatgcacgtcataccctgccccctctc from Paramisgurnus dabryanus chromosome 8, PD_genome_1.1, whole genome shotgun sequence includes:
- the LOC135771300 gene encoding dehydrogenase/reductase SDR family member 11-like: MFRWKGRVALVTGASVGIGAAIAKSLVQHGMKVVGCARNVEQIENVASECVKSGFGGTLIPYKCDLSVEEEILSMFSSIKVQHHGVDVCINNAGLAHPDSILTGKTSGWKAMLDVNVIGQSVCTREAYQSMKKRNVDDGHIININSMSGHRVMHNSDLRFYAATKYAVTALTEGLRQELREAKAHIRATCISPGLVETEFAFRLFKHKPEMAAATYNNLKCLEADDVASAVVYVLSAPPHVQIGDIQMRPVEQIY